A genomic segment from Thamnophis elegans isolate rThaEle1 chromosome 3, rThaEle1.pri, whole genome shotgun sequence encodes:
- the ID2 gene encoding DNA-binding protein inhibitor ID-2 yields MKAFSPVRSVRKASLSEHSLGISRSKTSLDDPLSLLYNMNDCYSKLKELVPSIPQNKKVSKMEILQHVIDYILDLQIALDTHPSIVTLHHQRPVVGQNPSSRTPLTTLNTDISILSLQAAEFPTELMSNESKALCG; encoded by the exons ATGAAAGCCTTTAGCCCGGTGCGATCCGTCCGGAAAGCCAGCCTTTCGGAGCACAGCCTGGGGATATCCCGAAGCAAAACCTCGCTGGACGACCCGTTGAGTTTGCTCTACAACATGAACGACTGCTACTCCAAGCTGAAGGAGCTGGTGCCCAGCATCCCGCAGAACAAGAAAGTCAGCAAGATGGAAATCCTGCAGCACGTCATCGATTACATTCTGGACCTCCAGATCGCGCTCGACACGCATCCCAGCATCGTCACCCTCCACCACCAGAGACCCGTGGTGGGACAGAACCCTTCCTCCAGGACCCCTCTGACCACCTTGAACACAGACATCAGCATCTTGTCGCTACAG GCAGCTGAATTTCCCACAGAGTTAATGTCAAATGAGAGCAAAGCACTTTGTGGCTAA